In the genome of Rhizobium rhizogenes, one region contains:
- the hisA gene encoding 1-(5-phosphoribosyl)-5-[(5-phosphoribosylamino)methylideneamino]imidazole-4-carboxamide isomerase, whose protein sequence is MILFPAIDLKDGQCVRLKLGDMDQATVYNEDPGAQAKAFEDQGFEWLHVVDLNGAFAGQTVNGEAVDAILKATKNPVQLGGGIRTLDHIEAWLSRGLARVILGTVAVRDPVLVIEACKRFPGQVAVGIDAKGGKVAVEGWAEASELGVIELARRFEGAGVAAIIYTDIDRDGILAGINWASTLELADAVSIPVIASGGLASIDDIKRMLQPDATKLEGAISGRALYDGRIDPAEALALIKAAKEVRV, encoded by the coding sequence ATGATTCTTTTTCCCGCAATCGACCTTAAAGACGGCCAGTGCGTTCGCCTGAAACTCGGCGATATGGACCAGGCCACCGTTTACAACGAGGACCCCGGCGCACAGGCCAAGGCCTTCGAGGATCAGGGCTTCGAATGGCTGCATGTCGTTGATCTCAACGGCGCCTTCGCCGGCCAGACCGTGAATGGCGAAGCTGTCGACGCCATTCTCAAAGCCACGAAAAACCCGGTGCAGCTCGGCGGCGGTATCCGTACGCTCGATCATATCGAGGCCTGGCTGAGCCGTGGGCTTGCCCGCGTCATTCTCGGCACGGTCGCGGTGCGCGACCCGGTTCTGGTCATCGAAGCCTGCAAGCGTTTCCCCGGTCAGGTCGCTGTCGGCATCGACGCCAAGGGCGGCAAGGTTGCCGTGGAAGGCTGGGCGGAAGCGTCCGAACTCGGCGTCATCGAACTCGCCAGACGTTTTGAAGGTGCCGGTGTCGCGGCCATCATCTATACCGATATCGATCGCGACGGCATTCTGGCCGGTATCAACTGGGCTTCGACGCTGGAACTGGCGGATGCCGTCTCCATCCCGGTCATCGCTTCCGGCGGTCTCGCCTCCATCGATGACATCAAGCGCATGTTGCAGCCGGATGCCACAAAGCTCGAGGGTGCGATTTCCGGCCGCGCGCTTTACGACGGCCGTATCGACCCTGCTGAGGCGCTTGCCCTTATCAAGGCTGCAAAGGAGGTACGCGTATGA
- a CDS encoding phosphoribosyl-ATP diphosphatase produces MSAFSLSDLERIVATRAAASPDESWTAKLVAAGQERAAKKLGEEAVEAVIAAIAKDRDGLKNEAADLLYHLLVVLKIADIPLSDVFAELERRTGQTGLAEKAARPTS; encoded by the coding sequence ATGAGCGCATTTTCCCTTTCCGATCTGGAACGCATCGTCGCGACCCGCGCGGCTGCATCTCCTGACGAATCCTGGACGGCCAAGCTGGTTGCTGCCGGCCAGGAACGCGCGGCCAAAAAACTCGGTGAAGAGGCAGTGGAAGCCGTCATCGCGGCCATCGCGAAAGACCGTGACGGGCTGAAGAACGAGGCCGCCGACCTGCTTTACCATCTGCTGGTGGTACTGAAGATCGCCGACATTCCCTTGAGCGACGTTTTTGCCGAACTGGAACGCCGGACGGGCCAGACCGGCCTTGCGGAAAAGGCGGCGAGGCCAACATCATGA
- the hslV gene encoding ATP-dependent protease subunit HslV, which yields MTTIITVRKGGKVVMAGDGQVSLGQTVMKGNARKVRRIGKGEVIAGFAGATADAFTLLDRLEKKLEQYPGQLMRAAVELAKDWRTDKYLRNLEAMMLVADKSTTLAITGNGDVLEPEHGAIAIGSGGNYAFAAARAMMDTDKSAEEVARQSLDIAADICVYTNHNLVVETLDAE from the coding sequence ATGACAACAATTATTACAGTCAGGAAGGGCGGCAAGGTCGTCATGGCTGGGGACGGTCAGGTAAGCCTTGGCCAGACGGTCATGAAGGGCAATGCCCGCAAGGTTCGCCGCATCGGCAAGGGCGAAGTGATCGCCGGTTTTGCCGGTGCGACGGCGGATGCCTTCACGCTGCTCGACCGTCTTGAAAAGAAGCTCGAGCAATATCCCGGCCAGCTCATGCGCGCCGCCGTAGAGCTTGCGAAGGACTGGCGCACGGACAAGTATCTGCGCAATCTCGAAGCCATGATGCTAGTGGCCGACAAATCCACCACGCTTGCCATTACCGGCAATGGTGACGTGCTGGAGCCGGAGCATGGCGCGATCGCCATCGGTTCCGGCGGCAACTACGCCTTTGCCGCTGCCCGCGCCATGATGGATACGGACAAATCGGCCGAAGAGGTGGCGCGCCAGTCTCTCGATATCGCCGCTGATATCTGCGTTTATACCAACCACAATCTCGTCGTCGAAACGCTCGACGCCGAATAA
- the coaA gene encoding type I pantothenate kinase, whose product MNVTAGSGERGMPGTLDHFRPDEYSPYHFFSSEEWSKFRADTPLTLSADEVKRLRSLDDPIDLDEVRRIYLSLSRLLSSHVEASQLLFEQRNRFLNMADVNKTPFVIGIAGSVAVGKSTTARILKELLARWPSSPKVDLITTDGFLYPNEVLRRENLMERKGFPESYDIGALLRFLSAIKAGQPNVKAPRYSHLTYDVLPNEFTVIDRPDILIFEGINVLQSRDLPAGGRIVPIVSDFFDFSIYIDADEDFIHNWYVNRFMNLRKTAFRDPNSFFNRYASISEEAALSIAEGLWQNINLKNLRQNIVPTRPRADLILRKGKNHLIDTVALRKL is encoded by the coding sequence ATGAATGTCACGGCAGGCAGCGGGGAGAGAGGCATGCCAGGCACACTCGATCATTTCCGTCCGGATGAATATTCGCCCTACCACTTCTTCAGCTCGGAAGAATGGTCGAAGTTTCGCGCCGATACGCCACTCACGCTTTCCGCCGACGAGGTCAAGCGGCTGCGCTCGCTGGACGACCCGATCGATCTGGACGAAGTGCGGCGCATCTATCTGTCGCTGTCGCGCCTCCTGTCTTCCCATGTGGAGGCGTCGCAGCTGCTGTTCGAACAGCGCAACCGCTTCCTCAACATGGCGGATGTCAACAAGACGCCATTCGTCATCGGTATTGCCGGTTCAGTCGCGGTTGGAAAATCGACGACGGCGCGTATCCTGAAGGAACTTCTGGCCCGCTGGCCTTCCAGCCCGAAGGTCGATCTCATCACCACAGACGGATTTCTCTACCCGAACGAGGTGCTGCGGCGTGAAAACCTGATGGAGCGCAAGGGTTTTCCGGAAAGTTACGATATCGGCGCGCTGCTGCGTTTTCTGTCGGCGATCAAGGCAGGCCAGCCGAATGTCAAGGCACCGCGTTATTCGCACCTGACCTATGACGTCCTGCCGAACGAATTCACGGTCATCGACCGGCCAGACATCCTGATCTTCGAAGGCATCAATGTGCTGCAATCACGTGACTTGCCGGCAGGCGGGCGGATTGTGCCGATCGTTTCCGACTTCTTCGATTTCTCGATCTATATCGATGCTGATGAGGACTTCATTCACAACTGGTATGTGAACCGGTTCATGAATCTCAGAAAAACCGCCTTCCGCGACCCGAATTCATTCTTCAACCGTTATGCGTCAATCAGTGAGGAAGCGGCGCTCAGCATTGCCGAGGGTCTCTGGCAGAACATCAACCTGAAGAATCTGCGCCAGAACATCGTTCCGACGCGCCCGCGCGCCGATCTTATTCTGCGCAAGGGCAAAAACCACCTGATCGACACGGTGGCGCTTCGCAAGCTGTGA
- the hisB gene encoding imidazoleglycerol-phosphate dehydratase HisB produces MAERKGEIIRKTNETAVSVRVDIDGTGKSQISTGVGFFDHMLDQLSRHSLIDMEIEVKGDLHIDDHHTVEDTGIAIGQAIAKALGDRRGITRYASLDLAMDETMTKAAVDISGRPFLVWNVNFSAPKIGTFDTELVREFFQALAQNAGITLHILNHYGANNHHIAETCFKAVARVLRTATEIDPRQAGRVPSTKGMLA; encoded by the coding sequence ATGGCAGAACGTAAAGGCGAGATTATCCGCAAGACCAACGAAACTGCGGTTTCGGTGCGTGTGGATATCGACGGCACCGGCAAATCGCAGATTTCCACAGGCGTGGGATTTTTCGACCATATGCTGGACCAGCTCAGCCGCCATTCGCTGATCGACATGGAAATCGAGGTCAAGGGCGATCTGCATATCGATGACCATCACACCGTGGAAGATACCGGCATCGCCATCGGCCAGGCGATTGCCAAGGCGCTGGGCGACCGGCGCGGCATTACCCGTTATGCCTCGCTCGATCTTGCCATGGACGAGACCATGACCAAGGCGGCCGTCGATATTTCCGGCCGGCCCTTCCTTGTGTGGAACGTCAATTTTTCCGCACCGAAGATCGGCACTTTCGACACCGAACTGGTGCGCGAGTTCTTTCAGGCGCTGGCCCAGAATGCCGGCATTACGCTGCATATCCTGAACCATTACGGCGCCAACAACCATCATATCGCCGAAACATGCTTCAAGGCCGTTGCCCGCGTTCTTCGCACGGCAACCGAGATCGACCCCCGGCAGGCAGGCCGCGTTCCCTCCACGAAGGGCATGCTGGCCTGA
- the arfB gene encoding alternative ribosome rescue aminoacyl-tRNA hydrolase ArfB → MASDPLYISNRITIAGWELTEQFVLAGGPGGQNVNKVSTAVQLFFDIANSPSLADRVKTNAIRLGGRRVSKDGVLMIEASRFRSQERNREDARERLKELILEAAAPPPPVRKATKPTKGSVERRLKAKSGRSDIKKMRGKPSGD, encoded by the coding sequence ATGGCCAGCGACCCGCTTTACATCAGCAACCGTATCACCATTGCCGGCTGGGAGCTGACGGAGCAATTCGTGCTGGCCGGCGGGCCGGGCGGCCAGAACGTCAACAAGGTCTCGACGGCGGTTCAGCTGTTTTTCGACATCGCCAATTCCCCGTCTTTGGCGGATCGGGTGAAAACCAATGCGATCCGCCTTGGTGGCAGGCGGGTCTCGAAAGATGGCGTGCTGATGATCGAGGCAAGCCGGTTTCGCAGCCAGGAGCGCAATCGCGAAGACGCGCGCGAGCGGCTGAAGGAACTGATCCTTGAAGCCGCTGCCCCGCCGCCGCCCGTGCGCAAGGCCACCAAACCCACCAAGGGATCAGTCGAGCGCCGCCTCAAGGCAAAGTCCGGCCGTTCCGATATCAAGAAAATGCGTGGCAAGCCCTCGGGCGATTAG
- a CDS encoding DUF2628 domain-containing protein — translation MTSYLVLEAPNGPDRDHKTTRFIADRFVWLALIAPWLWLAINRLWLATAIVVIALLLAGQVSILAGFEPVGILCGFAIGLITALEGRDFLVRHLMRKGWALTSVVSAPDLSSAEDIYFSSLSENAGTAEQLSQPVWIPSPQKSGDKNFVNDPAGSFLFDLNGRR, via the coding sequence ATGACAAGCTATCTCGTTCTGGAAGCCCCCAACGGGCCGGACAGGGACCACAAGACGACCCGCTTCATCGCAGACCGTTTCGTCTGGCTGGCTCTCATTGCGCCCTGGCTTTGGCTTGCCATCAACCGGCTGTGGCTGGCAACGGCTATCGTTGTCATAGCGCTCCTCCTGGCCGGGCAGGTCTCGATATTAGCCGGATTCGAACCGGTCGGCATTCTCTGCGGTTTTGCCATCGGTCTCATCACGGCGCTGGAGGGACGCGATTTTCTCGTCCGGCACCTGATGCGCAAAGGCTGGGCGCTGACTTCAGTCGTTTCCGCCCCTGATCTTTCGAGCGCGGAAGACATATATTTCTCCAGCCTCTCCGAAAATGCCGGCACGGCGGAACAGCTGTCCCAGCCGGTCTGGATCCCCTCGCCGCAAAAGAGCGGTGACAAAAACTTCGTCAACGATCCCGCCGGATCGTTTCTTTTCGACTTGAATGGAAGGCGCTGA
- the lysM gene encoding peptidoglycan-binding protein LysM encodes MGLFNFIKEAGKKLGIGGDDAPDVDAVKKELASHDLGTDKVQVEVVDDKVVLKGEVADQSVFEKAVIAVGNTLGISKVEAGELKVTEAPAKEPVFYTVKKGDNLWKIAEAQYGKANGAKNNIIFEANKPMLTHPDKIYPGQVLRIPDLA; translated from the coding sequence ATGGGTCTGTTCAATTTCATCAAGGAAGCGGGAAAAAAGCTTGGTATCGGCGGCGACGATGCGCCTGATGTCGATGCGGTCAAGAAGGAGCTCGCTTCCCACGATCTCGGCACGGACAAGGTTCAGGTCGAGGTGGTGGACGACAAGGTCGTTCTGAAGGGCGAAGTGGCCGATCAGTCGGTTTTCGAAAAGGCGGTCATCGCGGTCGGCAATACGCTCGGCATTTCCAAGGTCGAGGCCGGCGAGCTGAAAGTGACTGAGGCGCCGGCGAAGGAACCCGTCTTCTACACGGTCAAGAAGGGCGACAATCTCTGGAAGATCGCGGAAGCCCAGTACGGCAAGGCCAATGGCGCGAAGAACAACATCATCTTCGAAGCCAACAAACCGATGCTGACTCACCCCGACAAGATTTATCCCGGCCAGGTTCTGCGTATTCCCGACCTCGCATAA
- a CDS encoding DUF1402 family protein, with protein sequence MRKTLLAFAVAMAVSAVSSSFAEAATVVPPGNRNAEQPGVPGASTRRTKASNSSFERKYQKVIDLLSSDKALIAKIKSTAGRYGIDPIHMVGAIVGEHTYNVDAYDRLQSYYVKAASYAGSSFRFGYKDETIAQFLSHSQFGKCQSKRDSYSLWNCREDVWDGSFRGKTVDGVAYPNNRFSAVFFQPFYAGQTFGLGQINPLTALMLSDMVSKTSGYDRLDENDATGVYTAIMDPDRSLAFMAASIRKSIDDYRSIADMDISKNPGVTSTLYNVGGSQQRAAALAQKNRQRAAGGEQPLLPEENYYGWLVNDRIKDLQALL encoded by the coding sequence GTGCGCAAAACTCTTCTGGCATTTGCCGTGGCTATGGCGGTTTCCGCCGTTTCGTCTTCTTTTGCGGAGGCAGCAACGGTCGTTCCGCCGGGTAATCGCAATGCCGAACAGCCCGGTGTTCCCGGCGCTTCCACCCGCAGAACCAAGGCGTCCAACAGCTCCTTCGAACGCAAGTACCAGAAGGTGATCGACCTCTTGTCCTCCGACAAGGCGCTGATCGCCAAGATCAAGTCGACGGCCGGGCGGTACGGTATCGATCCGATCCATATGGTAGGCGCCATCGTCGGTGAGCATACCTATAATGTCGATGCCTATGACCGGTTGCAGTCCTATTACGTCAAGGCCGCCTCCTATGCCGGCAGCAGCTTCCGTTTCGGTTACAAGGACGAAACCATTGCGCAGTTTCTGAGCCATTCGCAATTCGGCAAATGCCAGTCCAAGCGGGACTCCTACAGCCTGTGGAACTGTCGGGAAGACGTCTGGGACGGCAGCTTCCGTGGCAAGACGGTGGACGGCGTCGCTTACCCGAACAATCGTTTTAGCGCCGTGTTTTTCCAGCCCTTCTATGCCGGGCAGACCTTCGGTCTCGGCCAGATCAACCCGCTGACGGCGCTGATGCTGTCCGATATGGTGTCGAAAACATCGGGTTATGACAGGCTGGACGAGAATGACGCCACCGGTGTCTATACCGCCATCATGGACCCGGATCGCTCGCTGGCCTTCATGGCCGCCTCCATCCGCAAGTCGATCGACGATTACAGATCGATTGCCGATATGGATATTTCGAAAAATCCGGGTGTGACCTCCACGCTTTATAATGTCGGCGGTTCGCAGCAGCGGGCCGCCGCTCTCGCCCAGAAGAACCGCCAGCGCGCCGCAGGCGGGGAACAGCCCCTGTTGCCGGAGGAAAATTACTACGGCTGGCTGGTGAATGACCGTATCAAGGATTTGCAGGCGCTTTTGTAG
- the hisH gene encoding imidazole glycerol phosphate synthase subunit HisH has product MRVAIIDYGSGNLRSATKAFERAAREAGIDATIDLTDKPDHVATADRIVLPGVGAYADCRAGLDAVPGMHEALIEAVEKKAHPFLGICVGMQLMSSRGLEKTVSTGLGWIEGDVVEMTPSDPSLKIPQIGWNTLEIRHTHPLFDGIKTGADGLHAYFVHSYHLAAKHSTDVIATTNYGGAMTAFVGRDNMAGAQFHPEKSQTLGLALISNFLRWKP; this is encoded by the coding sequence ATGCGTGTCGCGATCATCGACTACGGTTCGGGCAATCTGCGTTCGGCCACCAAAGCTTTCGAGCGTGCCGCCCGCGAAGCCGGCATCGACGCAACCATCGACCTGACCGACAAGCCGGATCATGTCGCTACGGCGGACCGCATCGTGCTGCCGGGCGTCGGCGCCTATGCGGATTGCCGTGCCGGCCTCGATGCCGTTCCCGGCATGCATGAGGCGCTCATCGAAGCCGTGGAGAAAAAAGCCCATCCCTTCCTCGGCATCTGCGTCGGCATGCAGCTGATGTCCTCGCGCGGGCTGGAAAAGACGGTCAGCACCGGGCTCGGCTGGATCGAAGGCGATGTCGTGGAAATGACGCCGTCCGATCCGAGCCTGAAGATTCCGCAGATCGGTTGGAACACGCTGGAAATCCGCCACACCCACCCGCTATTCGACGGCATCAAGACCGGCGCGGACGGGTTGCACGCCTATTTCGTGCATTCCTATCATCTGGCCGCCAAGCATTCGACCGATGTCATCGCCACCACCAATTACGGTGGCGCGATGACGGCTTTCGTCGGCCGCGACAATATGGCGGGGGCGCAATTCCACCCGGAAAAGAGCCAGACGCTCGGCCTTGCCCTGATTTCCAATTTCCTGCGCTGGAAGCCCTGA
- the hisF gene encoding imidazole glycerol phosphate synthase subunit HisF, giving the protein MTLKARVIPCLDVKDGRVVKGVNFVDLIDAGDPVEAAKAYDAAGADELCFLDITASSDNRDTIFDVVSRTADHCFMPLTVGGGVRSVADIRKLLLCGADKVSINSAAVKDPDFVAQAADKFGNQCIVVSIDAKRVSKDGEAGRWEIFTHGGRQPTGIDAVEFAIKMVERGAGELLVTSMDRDGTKSGYDIGLTRSIADQVRVPVIASGGVGTLDDLVAGVRDGHATAVLAASIFHFGTYSIGQAKSYMAEHGIAMRLD; this is encoded by the coding sequence ATGACCCTCAAAGCCCGCGTTATTCCCTGCCTCGATGTGAAGGACGGCCGTGTCGTCAAGGGCGTGAACTTCGTCGACCTGATCGACGCCGGCGACCCAGTCGAGGCGGCAAAAGCCTATGATGCGGCGGGGGCGGACGAACTCTGCTTCCTCGACATTACTGCCTCTTCGGATAATCGCGACACGATCTTCGATGTTGTCTCGCGTACCGCCGATCATTGCTTCATGCCGCTGACCGTCGGCGGCGGGGTTCGCAGCGTCGCGGATATCCGCAAGCTGCTTCTATGCGGCGCTGACAAGGTCTCGATCAATTCCGCAGCCGTCAAGGATCCGGATTTCGTGGCGCAGGCGGCCGACAAGTTCGGCAACCAGTGCATCGTCGTTTCCATCGACGCCAAGCGGGTTTCCAAGGATGGCGAAGCCGGCCGCTGGGAAATCTTCACCCATGGCGGGCGCCAGCCGACGGGGATCGACGCCGTGGAATTCGCCATCAAGATGGTCGAACGCGGCGCCGGCGAATTGCTCGTCACCTCGATGGATCGCGACGGCACCAAAAGCGGCTACGATATCGGCCTGACACGCAGCATTGCCGATCAGGTTCGCGTCCCCGTCATCGCCTCGGGCGGCGTCGGCACGCTGGACGATCTGGTGGCGGGCGTTCGTGATGGCCACGCAACTGCGGTGCTTGCGGCTTCCATCTTCCACTTCGGCACCTATTCGATCGGGCAAGCCAAGAGCTACATGGCCGAGCATGGCATCGCCATGCGTCTCGACTGA
- the hslU gene encoding ATP-dependent protease ATPase subunit HslU → MTTFSPREIVSELDRFIIGQHEAKRAVAIALRNRWRRQQLDESLRDEVMPKNILMIGPTGVGKTEISRRLAKLAGAPFIKVEATKFTEVGYVGRDVEQIIRDLVEIGIGLVREKKRAEVQAKAHQSAEERVLDALVGATASPGTRESFRKKLRDGELDDKEIDIEVADSGSGMPGFEIPGMPGANIGVLNLSEMFGKAMGGRTKKVRTTVSKSYADLIRDESDKLLDNEMIQREAVKSVENDGIVFLDEIDKIAARDGGMGAGVSREGVQRDLLPLVEGTTVSTKYGPVKTDHVLFIASGAFHVAKPSDLLPELQGRLPIRVELKPLTKEDFRRILTETEASLIRQYKALMATEELDLDFTDDAIDALADVAVHLNSSVENIGARRLQTVMERVLDEISFNAPDRGGSAVKIDQDYVRKHVGDLAADTDLSRYIL, encoded by the coding sequence ATGACCACTTTTTCTCCCCGGGAAATCGTCTCGGAACTCGACCGCTTCATCATCGGCCAGCATGAGGCCAAGCGTGCGGTTGCGATTGCGTTGCGTAACCGCTGGCGCCGCCAGCAGCTCGATGAAAGCCTGCGCGATGAAGTCATGCCGAAAAACATTCTGATGATCGGGCCGACCGGTGTCGGCAAGACCGAGATTTCCCGCCGGCTTGCCAAGCTGGCCGGTGCGCCTTTCATCAAGGTCGAGGCGACCAAGTTCACCGAAGTCGGTTATGTCGGCCGTGACGTCGAGCAGATCATCCGTGATCTGGTTGAAATCGGCATCGGCCTCGTGCGTGAAAAGAAGCGTGCCGAAGTACAGGCCAAGGCGCATCAGAGCGCTGAGGAACGGGTGCTCGATGCGCTGGTCGGCGCAACCGCATCGCCCGGCACACGTGAAAGCTTCCGCAAGAAGCTGCGCGATGGTGAGCTGGACGACAAGGAAATCGACATCGAAGTGGCGGACAGCGGCTCGGGTATGCCCGGCTTCGAAATTCCCGGCATGCCGGGCGCCAATATCGGCGTGCTCAACCTGTCGGAAATGTTCGGCAAGGCCATGGGCGGACGCACCAAGAAGGTGCGCACCACGGTGTCGAAATCCTATGCCGATCTCATCCGCGATGAATCCGACAAGCTGCTGGACAATGAAATGATCCAGCGCGAGGCGGTGAAGTCGGTCGAAAATGACGGCATCGTTTTCCTCGACGAAATCGACAAGATCGCCGCCCGCGATGGCGGCATGGGCGCCGGCGTCTCACGTGAAGGCGTGCAGCGCGATTTGCTGCCGCTGGTCGAAGGCACGACGGTTTCGACGAAATATGGACCGGTCAAAACCGACCACGTGCTGTTCATCGCATCGGGCGCCTTCCATGTGGCGAAGCCTTCGGACCTCCTGCCCGAACTTCAGGGCCGCTTGCCGATCCGCGTTGAGCTGAAGCCGCTGACCAAGGAAGATTTCCGCCGTATCCTGACGGAGACGGAAGCAAGCCTCATCCGCCAGTACAAGGCGCTGATGGCGACGGAAGAACTTGACCTCGATTTCACCGATGATGCAATCGACGCGCTAGCCGATGTGGCGGTTCATCTCAATTCGTCGGTCGAGAATATCGGTGCCCGCCGCCTGCAGACCGTGATGGAGCGTGTTCTCGACGAGATTTCCTTCAACGCGCCTGATCGCGGTGGTTCCGCCGTCAAGATCGATCAGGACTATGTCCGCAAACATGTCGGCGATCTCGCCGCCGATACGGACTTGTCCCGCTATATTCTCTGA
- a CDS encoding phosphoenolpyruvate carboxykinase, which produces MNELGVHNPANGVAELGLGEASRVFYNLNESELYEEAIRNGEAELTIDGALRAVTGQHTGRSPKDKFVVRDASTEDNIWWDNNKPLSPENFELLRQDMLAHAAGKTLYVQDLIGGADEENALPTRVVTELAWHSLFIRNLLIRPEREKLAGFRQKLTIINLPSFKADPARHGVRSETVIACDLANGLVLIGGTSYAGENKKSVFTVLNYLLPAKGVMPMHCSANVGPEGDSAVFFGLSGTGKTTLSADPSRTLIGDDEHGWGEHGIFNFEGGCYAKAIKLSAEAEPEIYAATRRFGTVLENVVLDENRVPDFNDNSLTENTRSAYPLHFIPNASETGIAGHPKTIIMLTADAFGVLPPIARLTPEQAMYHFLSGYTAKVAGTEKGVTEPEATFSTCFGAPFMPRHPAEYGNLLRELIGKHGVDCWLVNTGWTGGAYGIGKRMPIKATRALLTAALTGELKDAQFRTDANFGFAVPLSLDGVDSAILDPRSTWADGAAYDAQAKKLVSMFVTNFTKFEDHVDSKVRDAAPGLLLAAE; this is translated from the coding sequence ATGAACGAGCTTGGGGTTCATAATCCTGCCAATGGAGTTGCGGAACTCGGACTGGGCGAGGCTTCCCGCGTCTTTTATAACCTCAACGAGAGCGAATTATACGAAGAGGCAATCCGCAACGGCGAGGCCGAACTGACCATCGATGGCGCGCTTCGCGCCGTCACCGGCCAGCATACGGGCCGCTCGCCGAAGGATAAATTCGTCGTTCGCGACGCTTCCACCGAAGACAATATCTGGTGGGACAACAATAAGCCGCTGTCGCCGGAAAACTTCGAACTGCTGCGCCAGGATATGCTGGCCCATGCCGCCGGCAAGACGCTTTACGTGCAGGACCTGATCGGCGGCGCTGACGAGGAAAATGCTCTGCCGACACGCGTCGTCACCGAGCTTGCCTGGCATTCTCTGTTCATCCGCAATCTGCTGATCCGCCCGGAACGGGAAAAGCTTGCGGGCTTCAGACAGAAGCTCACCATCATCAACCTGCCGAGCTTCAAGGCCGATCCCGCCCGCCATGGCGTGCGTTCGGAAACCGTCATCGCCTGCGATCTGGCCAATGGCCTCGTCCTCATCGGCGGCACCTCCTATGCCGGTGAAAACAAGAAGTCGGTCTTCACAGTGCTGAACTACCTGCTGCCGGCCAAGGGCGTGATGCCGATGCATTGCTCGGCCAATGTCGGTCCTGAGGGTGATTCCGCCGTGTTCTTCGGCCTTTCCGGCACCGGCAAGACCACGCTGTCGGCCGATCCTTCGCGCACGCTGATCGGCGATGACGAACATGGCTGGGGCGAACATGGCATCTTCAATTTCGAAGGCGGCTGCTACGCCAAGGCAATCAAGCTTTCGGCCGAAGCCGAGCCGGAAATCTACGCCGCGACCCGCCGTTTCGGCACGGTTCTCGAAAACGTCGTGCTGGATGAAAACCGCGTTCCCGACTTCAACGACAATTCGCTGACGGAAAACACCCGCAGCGCCTATCCGCTGCACTTCATTCCGAATGCATCGGAAACGGGCATTGCCGGCCATCCGAAGACGATCATCATGCTGACGGCGGATGCCTTCGGCGTGCTGCCGCCGATCGCGCGCCTCACTCCCGAACAGGCCATGTACCACTTCCTCTCCGGTTACACCGCAAAGGTCGCCGGCACGGAAAAGGGCGTGACCGAGCCGGAAGCCACCTTCTCCACCTGCTTCGGCGCACCCTTCATGCCGCGCCACCCGGCGGAATACGGCAACCTGCTGCGTGAGCTGATCGGCAAACACGGCGTCGATTGCTGGCTGGTCAACACCGGCTGGACCGGCGGCGCTTACGGCATCGGCAAGCGCATGCCCATCAAGGCGACACGAGCGCTTCTGACGGCTGCGCTCACTGGCGAGCTGAAGGATGCACAGTTCCGCACCGATGCGAATTTCGGCTTCGCGGTGCCGCTGTCGCTTGATGGCGTCGATAGTGCAATTCTCGATCCGCGTTCAACCTGGGCCGATGGCGCAGCTTACGACGCGCAGGCGAAGAAGCTGGTCTCGATGTTCGTCACGAACTTCACCAAGTTCGAAGATCACGTCGACAGCAAGGTTCGCGATGCAGCTCCGGGCCTTTTGCTCGCGGCCGAATAA